A genome region from Methanobacterium aggregans includes the following:
- a CDS encoding STT3 domain-containing protein, with product MSKKQILITLIIILIIFMVGFVLRVESTNLPGVPLDEKAYYQDQNGLPYMYEMDSYYNYRLTKNYLEHGHTGDTFINGTEWDFHSYAPSGVPMDYPPLIVYLTAFVYKFINLFASVPLLVVCFWIPAFVGPLAGIMTYFFVRRYTNNYGAAAAGILAVTAPLYLVRTVPGWFDTDMFNVFFPILVTWLFVEAVTAQKFKNQIILSLSAAFAMVLFALAWNGWQYQFYLLVIFTSIYILWRKIRGGNVKNCAYIISIYFVSTLLLVGIFTGFLNVINLFEEPQTLLKMLSSHGVWYPWPNVYVSVSELQKPSIWDVMSGVGPAFFGGILGILWILRVMINPKLKKRFLNRMTWFFYLMLIAWTLIGFVSFEEGSRFLILLISPLVISSGILIGLVINYLSLLKENHVLNIFQREGVIKIFKVVIILLVTVPAVFSVYESTCALQTGANDDLWDSALWINNNTQNNTIVIVEWGYGHLFSAIANRSVSFDGRTAYIETLSIRQFDGAYKFGSESPSSSREYWINHAFSTDNQTLSLGIFRMLTTSGDMGYITLDQYTKNTTQSVMILNSILGVDNETAKEILLTKYGLNEEQAENVLQYTHPSDSRPFVLVTSINTLGRGKAIFKFGEWDFNDVKEGNYTYSVGTFVINGTILNSTNKVVMNMKTRDITWNGSYPYSFILIKNGTMKEQRINNNSNFSVAVLMDVNKTVVIDKSLENSMFMKLWVENSNSTMFKPIYRKGTVTVWQYV from the coding sequence ATGTCAAAAAAGCAAATATTAATAACATTAATAATTATATTAATAATATTCATGGTAGGATTTGTTTTGAGGGTGGAATCAACTAACCTTCCTGGAGTTCCACTCGATGAAAAGGCTTATTATCAGGATCAAAATGGCCTTCCATACATGTACGAAATGGACTCATACTACAACTACCGTTTGACAAAAAATTATTTGGAACATGGACATACTGGAGATACCTTTATAAATGGTACTGAGTGGGATTTTCATTCTTATGCTCCTTCAGGGGTTCCGATGGATTATCCCCCACTTATAGTTTATTTAACTGCATTTGTTTACAAATTCATAAATCTATTTGCATCTGTTCCCCTTTTGGTGGTTTGCTTCTGGATACCTGCTTTTGTTGGTCCACTTGCAGGAATTATGACGTATTTTTTTGTCAGACGTTATACAAATAATTATGGAGCAGCTGCTGCAGGCATTTTAGCAGTAACAGCTCCTTTATATCTTGTTAGAACTGTTCCAGGATGGTTTGACACAGATATGTTCAATGTTTTTTTCCCAATTTTGGTCACATGGCTTTTTGTTGAAGCGGTAACTGCTCAAAAGTTCAAGAATCAGATTATACTTTCACTTTCAGCTGCATTTGCAATGGTCCTGTTTGCACTTGCGTGGAATGGTTGGCAATATCAATTCTATCTACTTGTGATATTCACAAGTATCTACATTTTATGGAGAAAGATACGGGGAGGGAATGTCAAAAATTGTGCTTACATCATTTCAATATATTTTGTAAGTACATTACTATTAGTAGGAATTTTTACAGGATTTTTGAATGTAATAAACCTTTTTGAAGAACCTCAAACTCTCCTCAAGATGTTGAGCTCTCATGGCGTTTGGTATCCATGGCCTAATGTTTATGTTTCTGTTTCAGAACTTCAAAAACCTTCAATTTGGGACGTGATGTCTGGAGTTGGTCCTGCATTTTTTGGAGGCATACTTGGCATTCTTTGGATATTAAGAGTAATGATAAATCCAAAACTTAAAAAACGTTTTTTAAATAGAATGACTTGGTTTTTTTATTTAATGTTGATAGCGTGGACTTTAATAGGATTTGTTTCTTTTGAAGAAGGTTCGAGGTTCCTGATACTGCTTATATCTCCTCTGGTTATAAGTTCCGGTATCTTAATAGGATTAGTGATAAATTACTTGTCCCTACTAAAAGAAAATCACGTCTTGAACATCTTTCAAAGAGAAGGTGTGATTAAAATATTTAAAGTAGTTATAATCTTATTAGTGACTGTTCCTGCAGTTTTTAGTGTGTATGAGTCCACATGTGCTTTACAAACTGGTGCAAATGATGATTTGTGGGACTCTGCTCTTTGGATAAATAATAACACTCAAAATAATACTATTGTTATTGTGGAATGGGGTTATGGACATCTTTTCTCAGCTATTGCTAACCGTTCAGTTTCTTTTGATGGACGAACTGCTTATATTGAAACTTTATCCATAAGGCAGTTTGATGGTGCTTATAAATTTGGCAGTGAATCTCCAAGTAGTTCAAGGGAGTACTGGATAAATCATGCATTTTCAACGGATAATCAGACACTTTCTCTGGGCATTTTTAGGATGTTAACCACAAGTGGGGATATGGGATATATAACCCTGGATCAATACACAAAAAATACAACCCAGAGTGTTATGATATTAAATAGTATACTTGGAGTTGACAATGAAACTGCAAAAGAGATATTGTTAACTAAATATGGTTTAAATGAAGAACAAGCTGAAAATGTGCTTCAATATACTCATCCAAGTGATTCAAGACCTTTTGTACTTGTGACATCTATTAATACATTAGGTAGGGGGAAGGCCATATTCAAATTTGGAGAATGGGACTTCAATGATGTTAAAGAAGGCAACTACACATATTCAGTCGGTACATTTGTTATAAATGGAACTATCTTGAATTCAACGAATAAAGTTGTAATGAACATGAAAACTAGGGATATAACGTGGAATGGAAGTTACCCTTACTCATTTATATTAATCAAAAATGGGACTATGAAAGAGCAAAGAATAAATAATAACAGCAACTTTTCTGTTGCGGTGCTTATGGACGTTAATAAAACAGTTGTAATTGATAAGAGTCTTGAAAATTCTATGTTCATGAAACTGTGGGTTGAAAACAGTAATTCAACAATGTTCAAACCAATTTACAGAAAAGGTACAGTTACTGTGTGGCAATATGTATGA
- a CDS encoding STT3 domain-containing protein gives MSKNKILIIFLCVIIFATGFILRVESVNLTGIPASEQAYYQDQNGLPYMYDMDSYYNYRMTKNYIERGYMGDTKVNGKEWDFHSYAPSGVPMDYPPLIVYLTAFIYKFINLFAAVPLLSVCFWLPALFAPLAGVVAYIFTRRFTNNYGAAAAGILTVTAPFYFIRTVPAWFDTDMFNVLFPLLVTWLFIEAVQSENKRIRVIYTILSAFSMLLFSIAWNGWQYQFYIILVFSIVYAVWMKLKGNSVKNFVVTVGIFSVLTVILIGVLTGFLNVMKFLMGPIQLVNLSSANGTWAPWPDTYVSVSELGIPSVYEVLSGIGPAFFGGIFGLMWILRVLLNKKLKKQFLSKMTWFSYLLLVSWTIIGFFSLTKGARFIILLIPPLVISSGIMVGLAVDYLSLLKRSGRFKVFRRNKNLITILSLCLVLLVSVPAVFNTSESMQMLIPGANDDMWNAATWINSNTPNDTVIITDWSYGHFFSAVSDRPVAYDGRTAYVETLPSRQFDSSYPYGSKSPSTSREYWIDRAFSTTNESLSYGIFKMIATSGDMGYITLDKYTMNTIKSAEILNNILGLDKSSAKNVLVNEYHLNNTSADNVLNFTHPAHPRHFIVVNVGLKGSWYFKFGTWDFNTMQMGNYTYAHGDLDSSGNSLVNHGNLTLDPKTGHVTWNKETPYCVITLKNGTIAKRYLNKNSNIYVLLQRDINEYAVLDKKFENSLFTRIAVERSNSTYFTPIYENNDVSVWAPRSTKLN, from the coding sequence ATGTCAAAAAATAAAATATTAATAATTTTCCTGTGTGTAATCATTTTTGCCACGGGTTTCATTCTTAGAGTGGAGTCTGTTAATTTAACAGGCATTCCAGCAAGTGAACAGGCTTACTATCAGGATCAAAACGGTCTTCCCTACATGTATGATATGGATTCTTACTACAATTATAGGATGACCAAAAATTACATAGAACGCGGATACATGGGAGATACTAAAGTAAACGGTAAAGAATGGGATTTTCATTCTTACGCCCCTTCAGGAGTTCCAATGGATTATCCTCCCCTCATAGTTTATCTCACAGCATTCATCTACAAATTTATAAACTTATTTGCAGCTGTGCCACTTTTATCGGTCTGTTTCTGGTTGCCCGCATTATTCGCCCCACTGGCAGGAGTCGTTGCATACATATTCACACGAAGATTCACAAACAACTACGGTGCAGCTGCTGCAGGAATCCTGACAGTCACAGCTCCTTTTTATTTTATTAGAACAGTGCCTGCCTGGTTTGACACAGACATGTTCAACGTTCTTTTTCCTCTCCTTGTAACATGGCTTTTTATTGAGGCAGTTCAAAGTGAAAACAAAAGAATAAGAGTGATATACACAATTCTATCAGCATTTTCCATGTTACTGTTTTCAATTGCATGGAATGGATGGCAGTACCAGTTTTACATAATACTGGTTTTTTCCATAGTTTACGCAGTTTGGATGAAGTTGAAGGGGAACTCTGTGAAAAATTTTGTTGTTACAGTGGGTATTTTTTCAGTACTAACTGTGATACTGATTGGTGTTCTGACAGGATTTTTGAATGTTATGAAGTTCTTAATGGGGCCAATTCAACTTGTTAACTTGTCCAGTGCTAATGGTACATGGGCACCGTGGCCAGATACATATGTATCTGTATCAGAACTTGGAATACCCTCGGTTTATGAAGTTTTATCAGGCATTGGGCCTGCATTTTTTGGAGGTATCTTTGGTCTTATGTGGATATTAAGGGTTTTGTTGAACAAAAAACTCAAAAAACAATTCTTAAGTAAAATGACATGGTTTTCTTATTTATTGTTGGTATCATGGACTATAATTGGATTTTTTTCACTTACCAAGGGTGCAAGATTCATAATACTCCTCATACCTCCGCTTGTCATAAGCTCTGGAATAATGGTGGGGCTTGCAGTTGATTATTTATCTTTACTTAAAAGAAGTGGGAGATTTAAGGTATTCCGCAGAAATAAAAATTTAATTACAATCCTCTCTCTGTGTTTAGTGCTGCTTGTGAGTGTTCCTGCAGTTTTCAATACTTCTGAATCCATGCAAATGTTGATACCTGGTGCAAATGATGATATGTGGAATGCAGCAACCTGGATAAACAGTAACACACCTAACGACACAGTTATAATTACAGATTGGAGTTATGGTCATTTCTTTTCTGCAGTATCAGATCGTCCAGTTGCATATGATGGAAGAACAGCCTATGTTGAAACACTACCCTCAAGGCAGTTCGACAGTTCATATCCATATGGGAGTAAATCTCCAAGCACATCAAGAGAATACTGGATAGATCGAGCTTTTTCAACAACAAATGAAAGTTTATCCTATGGCATATTCAAAATGATTGCAACAAGTGGTGATATGGGATACATAACCTTGGATAAGTACACGATGAACACCATAAAAAGTGCTGAAATCCTTAACAATATTTTAGGCCTTGATAAAAGCTCTGCAAAGAACGTGCTTGTCAATGAATATCATCTGAATAATACTTCTGCAGATAATGTTTTGAACTTCACACATCCTGCCCATCCAAGACATTTTATTGTTGTGAACGTGGGTCTGAAGGGATCATGGTACTTCAAGTTTGGAACCTGGGATTTCAATACGATGCAGATGGGGAATTACACCTACGCTCATGGTGATTTGGATAGTTCAGGGAACTCTCTTGTGAATCATGGTAACTTAACCCTGGATCCTAAAACTGGTCATGTAACATGGAATAAGGAAACACCCTACTGTGTGATCACCCTAAAAAATGGAACAATTGCGAAGCGTTACTTAAACAAAAACAGTAATATCTATGTTCTACTTCAGAGGGACATTAACGAGTACGCTGTTTTGGACAAAAAATTTGAAAATTCACTTTTCACGAGGATAGCTGTTGAAAGGAGTAATTCTACTTATTTCACCCCTATCTATGAGAATAACGATGTTTCAGTATGGGCACCTAGATCCACTAAATTGAATTAA
- a CDS encoding class III signal peptide-containing protein, giving the protein MLLDEKAQISAEMILLVGAILVIVIVAGQYIFGISKSVAGNITEVVDTARDSTIGKM; this is encoded by the coding sequence ATGTTATTAGATGAAAAAGCACAAATAAGCGCCGAAATGATATTACTCGTAGGTGCTATACTTGTGATTGTAATTGTAGCCGGACAGTACATATTCGGCATATCAAAGTCAGTAGCAGGTAACATAACAGAAGTTGTGGACACTGCAAGAGACAGCACAATCGGTAAAATGTAA
- a CDS encoding Flp family type IVb pilin has translation MNFLKDEAGQGAAEYILLFGGVIVIAIAALLIYKNYIQNSNLNSADDAQTVRTNVGG, from the coding sequence ATGAACTTTTTAAAAGACGAAGCAGGACAGGGAGCAGCAGAATATATTTTATTATTCGGTGGAGTAATCGTTATAGCTATAGCTGCACTCCTTATATACAAAAACTACATCCAGAACAGTAACTTGAACTCTGCTGATGATGCTCAAACAGTAAGAACCAACGTCGGTGGATGA
- a CDS encoding class III signal peptide-containing protein: MILDRTILKDEGGQGAAEYILLFGGVIVIAISALLVYKEYLKSGVNFNAAEDMNTVRVCANK, encoded by the coding sequence ATGATTTTAGATAGAACTATTTTAAAAGATGAAGGTGGACAGGGGGCAGCAGAGTACATACTGTTGTTCGGCGGAGTGATTGTTATAGCCATATCTGCCCTTTTAGTGTACAAAGAATACCTCAAAAGCGGAGTTAATTTCAATGCAGCAGAGGACATGAACACAGTTCGAGTTTGTGCAAATAAATAA
- a CDS encoding UDP-N-acetylglucosamine--N-acetylmuramyl-(pentapeptide) pyrophosphoryl-undecaprenol N-acetylglucosamine transferase, with product MKVLIIPCGIGMGHASRCTAIAGKLMEKGVEVLFASYGSGYEMLKEYNKYHVIKLPDLKFYGGEGELDIKDTAKKSIDTPFIFLKSIYSESKVIKDFKPDLIVADSHYSVPITAKVLGVPCVLVANELTFNFSDIYPQDKTVEYLENGLERFIKDVSRLCRAIIIPDVPESIKIPPKIEDKVFFVGPLLKEDPLAIPDKAELRKKFGFKDEDKIVLVTVGGSEFGVGLLKIICRASDMMDCDRIVMVTGPRIRSDFIPDSEKIIKKTFLEDMMEWMKLSDMVISLAGHTTSMEVTALGIPSIIVPIDNHPEQHKNAVHVEKYGISLLRNMKELTPRGIADDVNQLLGDETLKERSEETIETFSKYSGTEDSVEIIMKHAMDNREPL from the coding sequence ATGAAAGTACTCATAATTCCCTGTGGAATAGGTATGGGCCATGCTTCAAGATGCACAGCCATTGCAGGAAAACTCATGGAGAAGGGGGTTGAAGTTCTCTTTGCAAGCTACGGCTCAGGCTACGAGATGCTCAAGGAATACAACAAATACCATGTAATAAAACTCCCGGATCTGAAGTTTTACGGCGGGGAGGGAGAACTGGACATCAAGGACACTGCAAAGAAATCCATAGACACCCCCTTCATATTCCTTAAAAGCATATACAGTGAATCAAAGGTTATAAAGGATTTTAAACCAGATTTGATTGTGGCGGATTCTCATTACTCAGTTCCAATAACAGCCAAGGTCCTTGGAGTGCCCTGTGTACTGGTGGCAAATGAGCTGACCTTCAACTTCTCTGATATCTACCCCCAGGACAAAACAGTGGAATACCTTGAAAACGGGCTTGAAAGATTCATAAAAGATGTTTCACGTCTCTGCAGGGCAATAATCATCCCTGATGTTCCAGAATCAATTAAAATACCTCCTAAAATAGAGGATAAAGTATTTTTTGTTGGTCCCCTTCTCAAGGAGGACCCCCTTGCTATTCCAGATAAAGCTGAGCTTAGAAAAAAGTTCGGCTTCAAAGATGAGGATAAAATAGTTCTCGTGACTGTGGGTGGCAGTGAATTTGGAGTGGGGCTTCTTAAGATCATATGCAGGGCTTCAGATATGATGGACTGTGACAGGATCGTCATGGTAACAGGTCCCAGGATAAGATCAGATTTCATACCTGATTCTGAAAAGATCATAAAGAAGACCTTCCTTGAGGATATGATGGAATGGATGAAACTTTCAGATATGGTGATAAGCCTTGCAGGCCATACAACCTCAATGGAAGTAACAGCACTGGGCATTCCCAGCATCATCGTTCCAATAGATAACCATCCAGAACAGCATAAGAATGCAGTGCACGTTGAAAAATATGGAATATCCCTTCTCAGGAACATGAAAGAGCTGACGCCTAGGGGAATTGCAGATGATGTTAACCAACTTCTAGGGGATGAAACCCTGAAGGAGAGGTCTGAAGAAACCATTGAAACATTCTCCAAGTACAGTGGAACAGAGGATTCAGTGGAGATAATAATGAAACATGCCATGGATAATAGGGAACCTTTATAA
- a CDS encoding metal-dependent hydrolase, whose product MMIRWLGHSAFQIVTDDSLKILVDPFISNNPACFMEVEELKADIICVTHGHADHFGDTMELANRTGALVVCNHEISIYLSKQGFETLGMNIGGTVELQDIKITMVNALHSSDMDFIDEVSAGGSAAGFIIELENGRKIYHAGDTGIFSDMRAVINHIYSPDIAMLPIGDRYTMGPFEAAIAAEWLNPEVIIPMHYNTYPAIEQNPLEFEDMVSSSNPNVKVVILQPGQSYQE is encoded by the coding sequence ATGATGATAAGGTGGCTTGGACACTCCGCATTCCAGATAGTGACAGACGACAGCCTGAAGATACTCGTAGATCCATTCATAAGCAACAACCCTGCATGTTTCATGGAGGTTGAAGAATTAAAGGCAGACATAATATGTGTCACACACGGCCATGCAGACCACTTCGGGGACACAATGGAACTTGCAAATAGAACAGGGGCACTTGTGGTCTGCAACCATGAAATCTCGATTTACCTCTCCAAACAGGGTTTTGAAACCCTTGGAATGAATATCGGTGGAACTGTGGAGTTACAGGACATCAAAATAACCATGGTCAACGCACTCCACTCCTCAGACATGGACTTCATAGATGAAGTGAGTGCTGGTGGAAGTGCTGCAGGATTTATAATAGAACTTGAAAACGGCAGGAAAATATACCATGCAGGGGACACAGGAATATTCTCAGATATGAGGGCTGTGATAAACCATATATACAGTCCCGACATAGCCATGCTACCTATCGGGGACAGATACACAATGGGACCATTTGAAGCTGCAATAGCTGCAGAATGGTTGAATCCCGAGGTGATCATTCCAATGCACTACAACACCTACCCTGCAATTGAACAGAACCCCCTTGAATTTGAGGACATGGTCAGTTCATCCAATCCAAATGTTAAGGTTGTAATACTCCAACCCGGTCAAAGCTACCAAGAGTGA
- a CDS encoding Era-like GTP-binding protein → MRKFFRRKFFQDILDKLMGKEKKLKIGFYGHPNSGKTTLANTMANDWVGKPIGLVSEIPHETRKVCRQEQVTIKQNGVELDFDIVDTPGIATKIDYKNFLEFGLSEAEAKERAKEATKGIIEAIKWLDDVTGVLLVVDATKDPLTQANITIIGNLEARKIPFVIVANKIDLPESSPERIFSVFPQHKVVPISALHGENTGDLYQAMVETFR, encoded by the coding sequence ATGCGAAAATTCTTCAGGAGAAAATTCTTCCAGGACATTCTGGACAAACTAATGGGAAAAGAAAAGAAACTAAAAATAGGATTCTACGGCCACCCCAATTCTGGTAAAACCACACTTGCCAATACAATGGCAAACGATTGGGTTGGAAAACCCATAGGTCTTGTTTCAGAGATTCCGCACGAAACAAGAAAGGTGTGCCGGCAGGAACAGGTCACAATCAAACAGAATGGAGTTGAACTGGACTTTGATATAGTGGACACACCCGGTATTGCAACCAAGATAGACTATAAAAACTTCCTGGAATTTGGACTATCTGAGGCAGAGGCAAAGGAAAGGGCTAAGGAAGCAACAAAGGGCATAATAGAAGCTATAAAATGGTTGGATGATGTTACGGGTGTCTTACTGGTTGTGGATGCAACCAAGGACCCACTGACCCAGGCAAACATCACCATCATAGGAAACCTTGAAGCCCGTAAAATACCCTTCGTAATAGTTGCCAACAAAATAGACCTTCCAGAATCTTCCCCAGAACGTATATTTTCTGTCTTCCCACAGCACAAGGTGGTGCCTATCTCAGCACTTCACGGTGAGAACACAGGGGATCTTTACCAGGCAATGGTGGAAACTTTCAGATAA
- a CDS encoding DUF2073 domain-containing protein produces MDEVNINALKMDFLSSDALTSHTSMEKVSMIVDRVKDGDLVVIEGGLAPEEEAELIETTMREIDVENFMGIDIYTLEKDEKSFFGLSKRKTIGITIIGPANVMKTVKKRSNFLSMIANLGDADASMH; encoded by the coding sequence ATGGATGAAGTTAATATAAATGCTCTAAAAATGGATTTTTTATCCTCCGATGCACTCACATCCCACACCAGCATGGAAAAGGTATCTATGATAGTGGATAGGGTGAAAGATGGAGATCTTGTTGTGATTGAGGGGGGACTGGCACCTGAAGAGGAAGCTGAACTTATAGAAACCACCATGAGGGAGATAGATGTTGAGAACTTCATGGGAATCGACATATACACCCTGGAAAAGGATGAAAAATCATTCTTCGGACTTTCAAAGCGTAAAACAATAGGAATAACTATAATAGGTCCTGCAAATGTCATGAAAACGGTTAAGAAGCGGTCCAATTTCCTTTCAATGATCGCGAACCTGGGTGATGCAGATGCATCGATGCATTAA
- a CDS encoding Zn-ribbon domain-containing protein, with protein MHRCIKCGAEFEEDSKDLILNGCPECGSKFFEYHHKGKVKEIHEITGDSVETIMVRDNGIYEVDLPSLMKEDSIIISDEEGKYLIDINFLLKKQMKDKEKL; from the coding sequence ATGCATCGATGCATTAAGTGTGGTGCTGAATTTGAAGAAGATTCCAAGGATCTTATACTGAATGGATGTCCAGAATGCGGGAGCAAATTCTTTGAATACCATCACAAAGGCAAGGTTAAGGAGATCCATGAGATAACTGGGGATTCTGTTGAGACCATAATGGTCAGGGACAATGGAATCTACGAGGTGGACCTGCCCTCACTCATGAAGGAGGACTCCATAATAATCTCAGATGAAGAGGGAAAGTACCTCATAGACATCAACTTCCTTCTTAAAAAACAGATGAAGGATAAGGAGAAGCTTTAA